The following proteins come from a genomic window of Pichia kudriavzevii chromosome 1, complete sequence:
- a CDS encoding uncharacterized protein (PKUD0A04020; similar to Saccharomyces cerevisiae YKL181W (PRS1); ancestral locus Anc_4.278), whose product MRKCKVFVGNSHPQLGKLVCENLGIEPAPATAKKFANGETSVQIGVSVRDEDVYIIQSGSPDVNDHIMELLILISACKGGSAAKITAVIPQFPYSKQSKMKKHRGAITARMLANLLVMAGADHVVSMDLHASQMQGFFTKPVDNLYAGPTLAKWIKENIANYGDAVVVSKNPGGTKRVTALADQLKINFAMIHTDRRRSVDDYNGLMKHKNASTVSTLANDNINADIQTARIVKGHVIEDDESATPTSIPLKPHLLHKESELNFENNNSDDEDEPEFNAEEKLITLVGNVQNRPAIIVDDMIDKHTSFIAAAEHLRMNCGANSCYIVATHGIFNNDCLERLDDCPYIDGVIVTNTYPIPEDQMKKCKKLTVIDVSPIFAECIRRDHFGESISVLFDSLASIV is encoded by the coding sequence ATGAGAAAGTGTAAGGTCTTTGTTGGTAATTCCCATCCTCAATTGGGGAAACTTGTTTGTGAAAACTTGGGTATTGAACCGGCTCCAGCAACTGCAAAGAAGTTTGCCAATGGTGAGACTTCTGTCCAGATCGGCGTGTCTGTGAGAGACGAGGACGTTTACATCATCCAATCCGGCTCTCCAGACGTGAACGACCATATCATggagttgttgattttgatttccgCTTGTAAAGGTGGTTCTGCTGCCAAAATTACGGCGGTCATTCCACAGTTCCCCTACTCTAAACAGTCcaaaatgaagaaacaCAGAGGCGCAATCACCGCTAGAATGTTGGCAAATTTGTTAGTTATGGCTGGAGCAGATCATGTTGTTTCCATGGATTTACATGCCTCTCAAATGCAAGGCTTTTTCACAAAACCTGTTGATAATTTATATGCAGGTCCTACCTTGGCCAAATGGatcaaggaaaacattGCAAATTATGGAGATGCCGTTGTCGTTTCGAAAAACCCAGGTGGTACTAAGAGAGTCACTGCATTGGCCGATCAGTTAAAGATCAATTTTGCAATGATTCACACCGatagaagaagaagcgTTGATGATTATAATGGCTTGATGAAACATAAGAACGCATCTACCGTTTCCACCTTGGCCAATGACAATATAAACGCAGATATCCAGACTGCCAGAATTGTCAAGGGTCATgtcattgaagatgatgaatcgGCAACTCCAACATCGATTCCTTTGAAGCCTCATTTATTACACAAGGAATCAGAATTgaactttgaaaataacaattctgatgatgaagatgaaccAGAGTTCAATGCAGAGGAAAAGTTGATAACCTTGGTTGGTAACGTCCAAAATCGTCCCGCTATCATTGTCGATGACATGATTGACAAACATACCTCCTTTATTGCAGCTGCAGAACATTTGAGAATGAATTGTGGTGCAAACAGTTGCTATATTGTTGCAACTCATGGtatcttcaataatgaTTGTTTGGAGAGGTTGGATGATTGTCCTTACATTGACGGTGTCATTGTCACAAACACCTACCCTATCCCTGAAGAccaaatgaagaaatgtaAGAAACTTACTGTTATTGATGTCTCTCCAATCTTTGCAGAGTGTATAAGGAGGGATCATTTTGGTGAGTCAATTAGTGTTTTATTCGATTCATTAGCTTCAATTGTATAG